The segment CGTCAATTACTTCAATATTAATCCCGGATTTATCTTTTATTTCATCAACCAGCTTAGGTCCGTTTTCAGCATTTCTCATTGCAGAAGTTGCCATTGCTCTATAATCAACCACATTATGAACATTCATTATATGTTTAAAAGCCGACATAGCATCAATCATGCGTTTATAATTATTTCCAGAAACAGCACCTTTTACAAATACATCCTCGCCAAGTCTGACTGGCAACCTTATCAGGGCCACCTTCTTCACAACCGCACCACCTTCTTTCTTTATTACATTTGCAATCATTAGTCTGACAGCATTGGACCCAATATCAATTGCAGCATATTTTTTTGCACTCATTCTCTTCCCTTTTTTACCGTAATTTTACCATCTTAAAAATAATAAATAATCCTGTATGAATGTCGCAGTATACAAACTTTGTATATGTATTTTTCCGATTCACAGTTAATTGTCTTTTCCTATCTTATCCTTATAATACTCGAAAGTTGTAAAATGGGTACGCACTTTCTTATCGCTTGTTTTCCTGTACTTATTACTGCTCTTTTCTGAAAACACCCTTGCTTTTGTATTATCATTCCAAATAATATCAAAGGTATCTCTTATTTCCCGCTGTATATTTTTATCCAAAATCGGGCAGGTTACCTCTACCCTATGGTCAAGGTTTCTGGTCATAAGATCGGCTGATGAGATAAATACTTTTTCCCTTCCGCCATTTCCAAAAATATACACCCTCGGATGCTCTAAAAACTTATCTACTACACTTATAACTTCTATATTTTCACTTAATCCCTTCACTCCCGGTATTAATGAGCAAATCCCCCTAACTATTAATCTTATTTTAACTCCGGCCGAACTTGCTTCATAAAGTTTATCAATAATTCGCACATCAACAAGAGAGTTCATTCGCATATGGATATAGGCCTCTCCATCATTTTTAGCTATTGCGATCTCATTATTAATCATCCGCTCAAACTCTTTTCGCGTAAAATGCGGCGACACAATAAGATGTTTATACTTATTAATTCTATAATTAGCATTAAAGAAATCGAAAATCATATCAACATCTTTCAACAATAACTGATTAGAAGTAAACAAAGTATAATCGGTATAAACCTTTGCCGTTGATTCGTTAAAATTACCTGTACTTATAAAACCGTATCTCACAAATTCACTGGCTTCTTTACGTTCAATTATACATATTTTAGAGTGAACTTTTAAACCTTTTACTCCAAAGATCAATTCTATACCTTCAGTTTTCATTTTCTCGGCCCAGAAAATATTGGCCGCCTCATCAAACCTCGCACGCAATTCAATTTGTACAATAACTTTCTTTCCGTTTCTCGCTGCGTTTATTAAAGCATTTACAACTCTTGAATCGTCAGCTACACGGTAGAGTGTTATTTTAATAGACTGAACTTTAGGATCAAGTGCCGCTTCTTTTAAAAAACTAATTAAATATGAAAAATTATGATAAGGCGTATATAGTAAATAGTCCTTAATTTTTACCTGATCAATCAAACTTTTAGACAAGTCAAAACCAACTATAGGAAGATTATTTACCTTCTCATACTCCCATTCTGCCGGCCCGAGATTAGGAAATTTCATATAGTCTTTCTTATTGTGGTACCTTCCACCGGGAGCAATATTATCGAACCTGTCAACCCCCATTAACTTTTTCAGCCTATTTAGAAAATTCTCCGAAATCCTATCCTCGTATATCAACCTTACTGCCTCACTGCTAACGCGTTTTTTTAAACTACGCGATACTTTATCTATA is part of the Bacteroidota bacterium genome and harbors:
- the ppk1 gene encoding polyphosphate kinase 1, producing MVPYVNREKSWLLFNDRVMQEAEDESVPLVERIRFLGIFSNNLDEFFRVRYAYVRRISLAGKSGKKEFGMPASELLDDITTTVLKQHDKVQKLLDKLIYKLRDEDIYVIDEKNVTDDQVEFIRDYFIEKVAPSLMTIMLDQIDRFPNLKDEAIYLAIEMQKKNLDKEKLKYSLIEIPTHKHGRFIVIPSDGKEQYIMLLDDLIRFNMDYIFRFFDYHQFKAATIKITRDAELDIDNDISRSFIDKVSRSLKKRVSSEAVRLIYEDRISENFLNRLKKLMGVDRFDNIAPGGRYHNKKDYMKFPNLGPAEWEYEKVNNLPIVGFDLSKSLIDQVKIKDYLLYTPYHNFSYLISFLKEAALDPKVQSIKITLYRVADDSRVVNALINAARNGKKVIVQIELRARFDEAANIFWAEKMKTEGIELIFGVKGLKVHSKICIIERKEASEFVRYGFISTGNFNESTAKVYTDYTLFTSNQLLLKDVDMIFDFFNANYRINKYKHLIVSPHFTRKEFERMINNEIAIAKNDGEAYIHMRMNSLVDVRIIDKLYEASSAGVKIRLIVRGICSLIPGVKGLSENIEVISVVDKFLEHPRVYIFGNGGREKVFISSADLMTRNLDHRVEVTCPILDKNIQREIRDTFDIIWNDNTKARVFSEKSSNKYRKTSDKKVRTHFTTFEYYKDKIGKDN